In Ruania zhangjianzhongii, the following proteins share a genomic window:
- a CDS encoding sensor histidine kinase yields MRYWPRGLRSRLVLAFVAVTMAGAGAAAWSSANSAAGALVTSTQQRLTESAVAQVEALAPQVQYPPDQAELDRLARTLGPDTLVRYPDLRPAGAELPAMITDDLRTATATGERVYAQRIVSGGRPWLLIGVPVLRTHPDGSQEPSGIEVYSVHDLSDVQEQIDGLTRSAIGTAALVLVPAVLLALLAARGVLRPVRELRDTARRLADGDLDARSQPHGADELAELTGTVNTMAESVQESMVAMSRMQTEARRFAADVSHELRTPLSTLTAVMEVLTAAAPSMDADARESAQLAIAETRHLVRLVEELMEISRFDSGTAHLRIEEVDLVAAVRECLRIRGWQHEVAVRAPEQLYWRADPRRLDAIVANLVANALRHGRPPVQVSIDSRAGQAEIAVTDSGPGVPDGALDHVFDRFYKADSARSPAAGSGLGLSIAMENARLHGGHLMVENTTDGAQFVLQLPGEGSRR; encoded by the coding sequence ATGAGGTACTGGCCCCGAGGCCTGCGCTCCCGGTTGGTCCTCGCCTTCGTGGCCGTGACCATGGCGGGCGCCGGGGCAGCCGCCTGGTCCAGTGCGAACTCGGCGGCCGGCGCGCTGGTCACCTCGACCCAGCAGCGACTCACCGAGAGCGCGGTCGCGCAGGTCGAGGCACTGGCACCCCAGGTGCAGTATCCACCCGACCAGGCCGAGCTGGACCGGCTGGCCCGGACGCTCGGCCCGGACACGCTCGTGCGCTACCCGGACCTGCGGCCCGCCGGCGCCGAACTTCCCGCGATGATCACCGATGACCTGCGCACCGCCACAGCCACCGGGGAACGGGTGTATGCCCAGCGGATCGTGTCCGGGGGCCGGCCATGGCTGTTGATCGGCGTGCCAGTGCTGCGGACCCACCCCGACGGTTCCCAGGAGCCGTCCGGTATCGAGGTGTACTCGGTACACGATCTCAGCGACGTGCAGGAGCAGATCGACGGTCTCACCCGGTCGGCGATCGGCACGGCCGCCCTCGTCCTCGTCCCCGCGGTACTGCTCGCGCTGCTTGCTGCACGCGGCGTGTTGCGCCCGGTGCGCGAGCTGCGGGACACCGCTCGCCGCCTGGCCGACGGCGACCTGGACGCCCGCTCCCAGCCGCACGGGGCCGACGAGCTCGCCGAGCTCACCGGGACCGTGAACACGATGGCCGAGTCCGTGCAGGAGTCGATGGTCGCGATGAGTCGGATGCAGACCGAGGCCCGGCGGTTCGCCGCCGACGTCTCCCACGAGTTGCGCACCCCGCTGAGCACCCTGACCGCGGTGATGGAGGTGCTGACCGCTGCCGCGCCCAGCATGGACGCCGACGCACGCGAGTCTGCGCAGCTGGCGATAGCCGAGACGCGGCACCTGGTGCGACTGGTGGAGGAGCTGATGGAGATCTCCCGGTTCGACTCCGGCACGGCACACCTGCGGATCGAGGAGGTGGACCTGGTGGCGGCCGTGCGTGAGTGCCTCCGGATACGCGGCTGGCAGCACGAGGTGGCGGTCCGGGCTCCCGAGCAGCTGTACTGGAGGGCTGACCCACGGCGTCTGGACGCGATCGTGGCGAACCTGGTGGCCAATGCGCTGCGGCATGGCCGGCCGCCGGTACAGGTCTCGATCGACAGCCGCGCCGGGCAGGCGGAGATCGCCGTCACCGATTCCGGTCCCGGCGTGCCGGACGGAGCGCTCGACCACGTCTTCGACCGGTTCTACAAGGCGGACTCCGCCCGGAGCCCTGCGGCCGGCAGCGGCCTCGGACTGTCGATCGCGATGGAGAACGCGCGGCTGCACGGCGGGCACCTGATGGTCGAGAACACCACTGACGGAGCACAGTTCGTGCTGCAGCTGCCGGGCGAGGGGAGCCGGCGATGA
- a CDS encoding response regulator transcription factor, with product MPSVLLIEDAPLVRRGLQLALSRHGHHVQVVETGEQGLREIDQAPPDLVVLDLMLPGIDGFEVCRRIRAGSDLPVIMLTARGDDLDVVGGLAAGADDYVVKPAQPAVLDARIRAVLRRSTAEADGVRTHGDLQVDTEALTVTLRGAAVALTPTELRLLLTLSRAPGRVLTRQQLLEDVWEHGYLGDSRLVDNGVMRLRGKIEDDPGRPRYVQTVRGFGYRFGPV from the coding sequence GTGCCGTCGGTCCTCCTTATCGAAGACGCGCCCCTGGTCCGCCGTGGGCTGCAGCTCGCCCTGAGCCGGCACGGGCACCACGTACAGGTGGTCGAGACTGGGGAGCAGGGGCTGCGCGAGATCGATCAGGCGCCCCCGGACCTCGTGGTGTTGGACCTGATGCTGCCCGGCATCGACGGGTTCGAGGTGTGCCGCCGGATCCGGGCGGGCAGCGACCTGCCGGTGATCATGCTGACCGCACGGGGGGACGATCTGGACGTGGTCGGCGGCCTGGCGGCGGGCGCGGACGACTATGTGGTCAAACCGGCGCAGCCGGCAGTGCTCGATGCCCGGATTCGTGCCGTGCTGCGGCGCAGCACCGCCGAGGCCGACGGCGTGCGCACGCACGGGGACCTGCAGGTGGACACGGAGGCGTTGACGGTCACCCTGCGGGGCGCAGCGGTCGCCCTCACTCCTACTGAGCTGCGGCTGTTGCTGACCCTGTCCCGGGCACCAGGCCGGGTGCTGACCCGCCAGCAGCTGCTCGAAGACGTCTGGGAGCACGGCTATCTCGGCGACTCCCGCCTGGTGGACAACGGGGTGATGCGGCTGCGCGGCAAGATCGAGGACGACCCGGGCCGGCCGAGGTACGTCCAGACCGTGCGCGGGTTCGGTTACCGCTTCGGCCCGGTATGA
- a CDS encoding SGNH/GDSL hydrolase family protein — MITRTRTHTAATLAITGLIALTAACSGQTVADEPAPPTLDPDAGIGQVLLLGDSVAAGEALPLREAFAAAGVPFESRAATGGGNVVGPGSEERWGELPGEIAAADPEIVIYQLTSYDWGTQAEQQAGYERLVATVAEVGADLLFVTMPPIEPDDFYAPHMDELERADDVAAEVAEASGGDAVLLDAQAVWSPTYQREREGTLDRSSDGIHTCPQGAARFTAWLLDELAAAYPGFTPPDPAQWANTGWASAEDFPGC; from the coding sequence ATGATCACCAGAACACGCACCCACACTGCTGCCACCCTCGCAATCACCGGTCTGATCGCGCTCACCGCGGCTTGTTCCGGGCAGACCGTCGCCGACGAGCCGGCACCACCCACACTGGACCCAGATGCCGGGATCGGGCAGGTACTCCTGCTCGGTGACTCGGTGGCGGCCGGCGAGGCCCTGCCGCTACGCGAGGCGTTCGCCGCTGCCGGCGTACCGTTCGAGTCCCGGGCCGCCACCGGTGGTGGAAACGTGGTGGGCCCCGGGTCCGAGGAGCGTTGGGGCGAGCTGCCCGGCGAGATCGCTGCAGCCGATCCGGAGATCGTCATCTACCAGCTCACCAGCTATGACTGGGGTACTCAGGCCGAACAGCAGGCAGGCTATGAGCGCCTGGTGGCCACAGTGGCCGAGGTCGGCGCCGACCTCCTCTTCGTCACTATGCCGCCGATCGAGCCGGACGACTTCTACGCACCGCACATGGACGAACTGGAGCGCGCCGACGACGTCGCCGCCGAGGTGGCCGAGGCCTCCGGTGGGGACGCGGTGCTCCTTGATGCACAGGCAGTCTGGAGCCCGACCTACCAGCGGGAGCGGGAGGGCACCCTCGACCGCAGCTCGGACGGCATCCACACCTGTCCGCAGGGTGCGGCCCGGTTCACCGCCTGGCTGTTGGACGAGCTGGCCGCCGCCTACCCCGGCTTCACCCCGCCCGACCCGGCACAGTGGGCGAACACCGGCTGGGCGTCGGCCGAGGACTTTCCTGGCTGCTGA
- a CDS encoding SDR family oxidoreductase, which produces MSVQSETDQLSFINPVDRYRSISPPEQSQSEPGLEAEMVPTPDIGEHSYRGTGRLQGRKALITGGDSGIGAATAIAFAREGADVAIACLPAEAEDAENVARIISESGRRAVVITGDLIDPAFCVQLVEQAVDALSGLDILVNNAGKQVATEGLADIPDDQLEETFAANILAMFRVTRAALTHLPAGSSIINSTSIQAYQPSPTLLDYASTKAAINNFSKGLAEELAPKGIRVNAVAPGPIWTVLQPSQGQPIEALPEFGKDTGLGRAGQPTELAPAYVFLASPESSYVIGATIHVNGGQPTPRAGLSSQESPRPTPSRCSPTVPGRAG; this is translated from the coding sequence GAGCGAACCGGGGCTCGAGGCAGAGATGGTGCCCACCCCGGACATCGGTGAGCACTCCTACCGAGGAACGGGCCGCCTCCAGGGCCGCAAGGCACTGATCACCGGCGGCGACTCCGGGATCGGTGCCGCGACCGCCATCGCGTTCGCCCGGGAAGGAGCCGATGTGGCGATCGCCTGCTTGCCTGCCGAGGCGGAGGATGCCGAGAACGTGGCCCGGATCATCAGCGAGTCCGGGCGCCGCGCCGTAGTGATCACCGGGGATCTCATCGACCCCGCCTTCTGCGTCCAGCTGGTGGAGCAGGCGGTGGACGCGCTCAGCGGGCTGGACATCCTGGTGAACAACGCCGGCAAGCAGGTGGCCACCGAAGGGCTCGCCGACATCCCGGATGACCAGCTGGAAGAGACATTTGCCGCGAACATCCTGGCCATGTTCCGGGTGACCCGGGCTGCCCTGACACATCTGCCAGCGGGATCCTCGATCATCAACAGCACCTCGATCCAGGCCTACCAGCCCTCGCCCACGCTGCTGGACTACGCCTCCACCAAAGCGGCGATCAACAATTTCTCCAAGGGTCTGGCCGAAGAACTCGCACCGAAGGGGATCCGGGTCAACGCGGTGGCGCCCGGACCGATCTGGACAGTGCTGCAGCCCAGCCAGGGCCAGCCGATCGAGGCGCTGCCGGAGTTCGGGAAGGACACCGGGCTCGGCCGAGCCGGTCAGCCCACTGAGCTCGCTCCCGCGTATGTGTTCCTGGCTTCCCCGGAATCGAGCTATGTGATCGGCGCAACCATCCATGTCAACGGAGGTCAGCCCACACCGCGAGCAGGGCTCAGCAGCCAGGAAAGTCCTCGGCCGACGCCCAGCCGGTGTTCGCCCACTGTGCCGGGTCGGGCGGGGTGA